The following proteins are encoded in a genomic region of Pikeienuella piscinae:
- a CDS encoding flavin-dependent oxidoreductase, whose translation MTILISGAGIGGLTLALTCHQIGLPCRLVEQAREVKPLGVGINLQPNAVRELIALGLGPPLERIGVRTAELTMVAANGREVWREPRGLDAGYRWPQYSVHRGELQMLLYRTVLERLGADAIETGLKGRAFRTEGGEAVLETDAGERRGGVLIGADGLHSTVRARMHPDEGPPIWAGAILWRGATRARPFAETNTMAMIGDYSQKFVTYPISGPDERGEVLINWIAERAFDPTHGWAREDWRREAPATDFIDWFRDWRFDWIDIPALIRGAKAIFEYPMVDRDPLPFWTTGRVTLIGDAAHIMYPTGSNGASQAIVDARRLGRAFLDHGVGPAALRDYEAEMRPRMAKVIAANRGAGPDYVLEIVKQRSGGAFDDIEAVMPLEERRALAAEYKKTAGFSVEALNAAPPLIPPGRRAMDA comes from the coding sequence ATGACCATCCTGATTTCCGGCGCCGGAATCGGCGGCCTAACGCTGGCGCTCACCTGCCATCAGATCGGGCTCCCCTGCCGGCTCGTCGAACAGGCCCGCGAGGTGAAGCCGCTCGGCGTCGGCATCAACCTGCAACCGAACGCGGTGCGGGAACTGATCGCTCTCGGCCTCGGCCCGCCGCTGGAGCGGATCGGCGTCAGGACGGCGGAACTCACCATGGTCGCCGCCAACGGGCGCGAGGTCTGGCGTGAGCCGCGCGGCCTCGACGCCGGCTACCGCTGGCCGCAATATTCCGTCCATCGCGGCGAATTGCAGATGCTGCTCTATCGCACGGTGCTGGAGCGGCTCGGCGCGGACGCGATCGAGACCGGGCTCAAGGGCCGCGCCTTCAGAACCGAGGGCGGCGAAGCGGTGCTGGAGACCGATGCGGGCGAACGGCGCGGCGGCGTCCTTATCGGCGCCGACGGGCTCCATTCCACTGTTCGCGCGCGGATGCACCCCGATGAAGGCCCGCCGATCTGGGCCGGCGCAATTCTCTGGCGCGGCGCGACGCGCGCCCGCCCCTTCGCCGAAACCAACACGATGGCGATGATCGGCGATTACAGCCAGAAATTCGTCACCTACCCGATCAGCGGGCCGGACGAGCGCGGCGAGGTTCTGATCAACTGGATCGCGGAGCGCGCCTTCGACCCCACCCATGGCTGGGCGCGCGAGGACTGGAGACGCGAGGCCCCGGCGACGGATTTCATCGACTGGTTCCGCGACTGGCGCTTCGACTGGATCGATATTCCGGCTCTGATTCGGGGCGCGAAGGCGATCTTCGAGTACCCGATGGTGGACCGCGACCCGCTGCCCTTCTGGACCACGGGACGCGTCACACTGATCGGCGACGCCGCGCATATCATGTATCCGACCGGCTCCAACGGCGCCTCACAGGCTATTGTCGACGCGCGCCGGCTCGGCCGGGCGTTCCTCGACCATGGCGTCGGCCCCGCCGCGCTGCGCGACTATGAAGCAGAGATGCGCCCCCGCATGGCCAAGGTGATCGCCGCCAATCGGGGCGCCGGCCCGGATTATGTGCTGGAGATCGTCAAACAGCGCTCGGGCGGCGCCTTCGACGATATCGAAGCGGTGATGCCGCTGGAGGAGCGGCGCGCCCTCGCCGCCGAATACAAGAAAACCGCCGGGTTCTCCGTTGAAGCGCTGAACGCCGCGCCACCGCTGATCCCGCCAGGCCGGCGAGCGATGGATGCCTAG
- the ubiA gene encoding 4-hydroxybenzoate octaprenyltransferase produces the protein MTDHFPGASPDTETAVSASNDGRVADATARNWVDRFTPRPLRPWLRLSRADRPAGTWLLLLPCWQSLALAIAATDWRIDDFWLFLAMGLGAFLMRGAGCTWNDITDRNIDGSVERTRSRPIPSGQVTAWGAAVWMVAQALAALVILLTFNDFAITLGIVALLPVAIYPFMKRVTYWPQIFLGLAFNWGALMGWAAHTGGLSAAPVILYLAGIAWTLHYDTIYAHQDKEDDALIGVKSTALLFGGRTRRYLVGFAALAALGAGLAAVLALSGPSLAVALAGVAAYGAHLAWQLWRLDIDDVETCLKLFRRNRDTGLILLAGFLAAGFV, from the coding sequence ATGACCGATCATTTTCCTGGCGCCAGCCCCGACACTGAAACCGCCGTTTCCGCATCCAATGACGGCCGCGTCGCCGACGCGACGGCGCGGAACTGGGTCGACCGGTTCACGCCGCGCCCGCTGCGGCCCTGGCTGCGGTTGTCGCGCGCCGACCGGCCGGCCGGGACGTGGCTGCTGCTGCTGCCTTGCTGGCAGTCTCTGGCGCTGGCCATCGCCGCGACGGACTGGCGCATCGACGATTTCTGGCTGTTTCTCGCCATGGGGCTCGGCGCTTTCCTGATGCGGGGCGCCGGCTGCACCTGGAACGACATCACCGACCGGAACATCGACGGGAGCGTCGAGCGCACCCGCTCCCGCCCGATCCCTTCGGGGCAGGTCACGGCGTGGGGCGCGGCGGTCTGGATGGTGGCGCAGGCGCTGGCCGCTCTCGTGATTCTGCTGACCTTCAACGATTTCGCGATCACGCTCGGCATCGTCGCGCTGCTGCCGGTGGCGATCTACCCCTTCATGAAGCGGGTGACGTACTGGCCGCAGATCTTCCTCGGCCTCGCCTTCAACTGGGGGGCGCTGATGGGGTGGGCGGCGCATACCGGCGGGCTGTCGGCGGCGCCGGTCATTCTCTATCTCGCCGGCATCGCCTGGACGCTGCATTACGACACGATCTACGCCCATCAGGACAAGGAGGACGACGCGCTGATCGGGGTCAAATCGACGGCGTTGCTCTTCGGCGGGCGGACGCGGAGATATCTCGTCGGCTTCGCCGCGCTAGCGGCGCTCGGCGCCGGTCTCGCGGCGGTGCTGGCGCTATCCGGCCCGTCGCTCGCCGTCGCGCTGGCGGGCGTCGCCGCCTATGGCGCCCATCTCGCCTGGCAGCTCTGGCGGCTCGATATCGACGATGTGGAAACCTGCCTGAAGCTGTTCCGGAGGAACCGGGACACCGGGCTGATTCTGCTCGCTGGGTTTCTGGCGGCGGGGTTTGTTTGA
- a CDS encoding ferredoxin--NADP reductase yields the protein MPEDMIKAPPAGVFAETVLSVTHYTDRLFAFRTERPASFRFRSGEFVMIGLEIEGKPLYRAYSIASPSWDDELEFFSIKVENGPLTSVLQHIRPGERLLMRKKPTGTLVNDALLPGKRLYMLSTGTGIAPFVSLIRDPETYEKFESVILTHTCRDVAELAYGHDIVAATRANELLGEMATEQLIHVPATTREDYPTRGRITTRIEDGSLFAGLGVPALDPETDRVMICGSMDMLRDCKALCEAAGLNEGANNKPGEFVVERAFVD from the coding sequence ATGCCCGAGGACATGATCAAGGCGCCCCCCGCCGGCGTTTTCGCCGAAACCGTGCTTTCGGTGACGCATTACACCGACCGGCTCTTCGCCTTCCGCACCGAGCGGCCCGCCAGCTTTCGGTTCCGTTCCGGCGAGTTCGTGATGATCGGGCTGGAGATTGAGGGCAAGCCGCTCTACCGCGCCTATTCCATCGCCTCGCCGTCCTGGGACGACGAGCTGGAATTCTTCTCGATCAAGGTGGAGAATGGACCGCTGACCTCGGTTCTTCAGCATATCCGCCCCGGTGAACGGCTGCTGATGCGGAAGAAGCCCACCGGGACGCTGGTCAATGACGCGCTGTTGCCCGGAAAACGCCTCTACATGCTTTCGACCGGCACCGGCATCGCTCCTTTCGTTTCGTTGATTCGCGATCCCGAGACCTATGAGAAATTCGAAAGCGTCATCCTCACCCACACCTGCCGCGACGTCGCCGAACTGGCCTACGGCCATGACATCGTGGCGGCGACAAGGGCCAACGAGTTGCTGGGTGAGATGGCGACGGAACAATTGATCCATGTGCCCGCAACGACGCGGGAGGATTATCCGACCAGGGGTCGGATCACCACCCGGATTGAGGATGGCTCGCTCTTCGCTGGGCTCGGCGTTCCCGCGCTCGATCCGGAAACCGACCGGGTGATGATCTGCGGGTCGATGGACATGCTCCGCGACTGCAAGGCGCTTTGCGAGGCGGCGGGGCTGAACGAGGGCGCAAACAACAAACCGGGCGAGTTCGTCGTCGAGCGGGCTTTTGTCGACTGA
- a CDS encoding NAD(P)H-dependent oxidoreductase, whose product MFLQEKLLKAAAGNAPVRVCLIGAGKFGSMFLSQVPTTPGLVVTRIADLRPDAARSACRTVGWDEARVDAVKISDDAPSALAADDVDVVVEATGNPHAGVRHARAAIAAGKHVVMVNVEADVFAGAALAREARAAGMVYSMAYGDQPALTAEIVDWARSCGFDVVCAGKGTKYRPHYHQSTPETVWEYMGFDPDQAVRDGMNPRMFNSFTDGTKSSLEMAAIANACGLTPPADGLLFPPCGVDDLAHILRPASEGGVLEAKGMVETVSSEERDGRPVFRDLRWGVYAVFEAPNDYAAGCFRQYGMNTDASGRYSAMYKPFHLIGMELNVSILSAALLGQATGETRAFNGDVVATAKRDLTAGETLDGEGGYCVWGKLVPAARSVREALLPIGLADRVKLARDVKAGATLGYADVAIPEDNDVAAYRRAMERTNA is encoded by the coding sequence ATGTTTCTGCAAGAGAAGCTCTTGAAGGCGGCGGCGGGGAACGCCCCGGTCAGGGTCTGCCTGATCGGGGCCGGCAAGTTCGGCTCGATGTTCCTCAGCCAGGTTCCGACGACGCCGGGTCTGGTCGTGACGCGGATCGCCGATCTTCGCCCTGACGCCGCCCGCTCCGCCTGCCGCACGGTCGGGTGGGACGAGGCGCGGGTCGATGCGGTGAAGATCTCGGATGACGCGCCGTCGGCGCTGGCGGCCGACGATGTCGATGTAGTGGTGGAGGCCACGGGCAATCCGCATGCCGGCGTGCGCCACGCCCGCGCCGCCATCGCCGCCGGCAAGCATGTCGTGATGGTGAATGTGGAGGCGGATGTTTTCGCCGGCGCGGCGCTTGCCCGCGAAGCGCGGGCGGCGGGGATGGTCTATTCGATGGCCTATGGCGACCAGCCGGCGCTGACGGCGGAAATCGTCGACTGGGCGCGCTCCTGCGGGTTCGATGTGGTCTGCGCCGGAAAGGGCACAAAATATCGCCCCCACTACCACCAGTCGACGCCGGAGACGGTCTGGGAATACATGGGGTTCGACCCGGATCAGGCGGTGCGTGACGGTATGAACCCGAGAATGTTCAACTCTTTCACCGATGGCACCAAGTCGTCGCTGGAGATGGCGGCGATCGCCAACGCCTGCGGCCTGACGCCGCCGGCGGACGGGCTGCTCTTTCCGCCCTGCGGGGTGGACGATCTGGCGCACATATTGCGGCCGGCCTCCGAAGGCGGGGTGCTTGAGGCGAAGGGCATGGTGGAGACGGTGTCGTCGGAGGAGCGCGACGGGCGACCGGTGTTTCGCGATTTGCGCTGGGGGGTTTACGCGGTTTTCGAGGCCCCGAACGATTACGCTGCGGGGTGCTTTCGCCAATACGGCATGAATACCGACGCGAGCGGGCGCTACTCGGCGATGTACAAGCCCTTCCACCTGATCGGGATGGAGTTGAACGTCTCGATCCTCTCGGCCGCCCTTCTCGGGCAGGCGACGGGAGAGACGCGCGCTTTCAACGGCGACGTGGTCGCCACCGCCAAGCGCGACCTGACGGCGGGCGAGACCCTGGACGGCGAAGGCGGCTATTGCGTCTGGGGCAAGCTGGTTCCTGCGGCGCGCTCGGTGAGGGAGGCTCTGCTGCCGATCGGGCTTGCGGACCGGGTGAAGCTGGCGCGCGACGTGAAGGCGGGCGCGACGCTCGGCTATGCAGACGTCGCGATCCCCGAGGATAACGATGTCGCCGCCTATCGCCGCGCGATGGAGCGAACGAACGCCTGA
- a CDS encoding NADH:flavin oxidoreductase/NADH oxidase: MSRLFEPLALGELTLENRVIVAPMCQYAVADGTAADWHMVHLGHLALSGAGLLTLEATAVSAEGRISPRDLGLYSDANEAGLARVLTAIRSISPIPVAIQLGHAGRKASSRSPFEGGAQIRPDEEGGWLTVAPSAIPHAAGDAPPEALDEAGMERVKVDFATAAERSARIGIDAIELHMAHGYLLHQFLSPLSNRRDDAYGGAIEGRMRFPVEIFEAVRAAFPVDRPIWVRVSASDWVEGGLSIEDILTLCRALKAAGCAAVHVSSGGVSTEQKIPLGPGYQVHLAKAVKDAVELPVIAVGLITKPEQAEAIIASGEADAIALARAMLWNPRWPWHAAAALGATVRGPKQYWRSAPAGVAPPFEGFAHGQR; encoded by the coding sequence ATGAGCAGACTTTTCGAACCGCTCGCCCTTGGCGAGTTGACGCTTGAGAACCGCGTGATCGTCGCGCCAATGTGCCAATACGCGGTCGCGGATGGGACCGCCGCAGACTGGCACATGGTCCATCTCGGGCATCTCGCGCTTTCCGGGGCCGGGCTGCTGACGTTGGAGGCGACGGCGGTGAGCGCCGAGGGCCGAATTTCGCCACGCGATCTCGGGCTCTATTCCGATGCGAACGAGGCCGGGCTGGCGCGGGTTCTGACGGCGATCCGGTCGATCTCGCCGATCCCCGTCGCGATCCAGCTTGGCCATGCCGGCCGCAAGGCGTCCTCCCGCTCGCCCTTCGAGGGCGGCGCGCAGATCCGGCCCGATGAGGAGGGCGGCTGGCTCACCGTCGCGCCCTCCGCCATCCCCCACGCCGCCGGGGACGCGCCGCCCGAAGCGCTCGACGAGGCAGGAATGGAGCGGGTGAAGGTGGATTTCGCAACCGCCGCGGAGCGTTCCGCGCGCATCGGGATCGACGCCATCGAACTGCACATGGCGCATGGCTATCTTCTCCATCAGTTCCTCTCGCCGCTTTCGAACCGCCGGGATGACGCTTATGGCGGCGCCATCGAGGGGCGGATGCGCTTCCCCGTCGAGATATTCGAAGCGGTGCGCGCCGCCTTCCCGGTGGATCGCCCGATCTGGGTCCGGGTCTCCGCCTCCGACTGGGTTGAGGGCGGGCTTTCCATTGAGGATATCCTGACGCTCTGCCGGGCGTTGAAAGCCGCCGGCTGCGCCGCCGTTCACGTTTCCTCCGGAGGGGTCTCCACCGAACAGAAGATCCCGCTCGGCCCCGGTTATCAGGTGCACCTGGCGAAGGCGGTGAAGGATGCGGTCGAACTGCCTGTCATCGCCGTCGGCCTGATCACGAAGCCGGAACAGGCCGAGGCGATCATCGCTTCGGGCGAGGCCGACGCCATCGCTCTCGCCCGCGCCATGCTCTGGAACCCGCGCTGGCCCTGGCACGCGGCGGCGGCGCTCGGCGCGACAGTGCGCGGCCCGAAGCAATACTGGCGTTCCGCTCCCGCCGGGGTCGCACCGCCTTTCGAAGGTTTCGCGCATGGTCAGCGATAG
- a CDS encoding MalY/PatB family protein produces the protein MTSFDFDRQITRLGSHSVKWDGLASRFGAHAVGALPMWVADMEFEAPPVVNDALRAAVEHGVHGYYGDPSDYLAAIKGWMQRRHGWSIEESWILTTAGIVNGVNLAIQAFCRPGDGVILQQPIYHPFAPAVRNNGCHVVGNLLAYRDGRYEMDLDGLANAVDAKTRMLILCSPHNPAGRVWTKAELEALANFCMERDILIVSDEIHHDLVFDGPHTVMADISPEIAAHTITFTSSSKTFNLAGGHTGNAIISDPSLRRRFQRQMERCGMMASNRFGYLMATAAYAGGDEWLDALLVYLKGNRDFIDRQVAERLPGVTSVKLDATYLSWLDFSGTGMEDAEIIRRFEHDAKVICNHGASFGPGGARFMRLNFACPRAMVEDAMDRIAGAFSDLQ, from the coding sequence GTGACGAGCTTCGACTTTGACCGCCAGATCACCCGCCTCGGCTCCCATTCCGTGAAATGGGACGGGCTCGCCTCCCGCTTCGGCGCCCATGCGGTCGGCGCCCTGCCGATGTGGGTGGCGGATATGGAGTTCGAAGCCCCTCCGGTGGTGAACGACGCGCTCCGCGCGGCGGTCGAGCATGGCGTCCACGGCTACTACGGCGACCCGTCCGATTACCTCGCGGCGATCAAGGGCTGGATGCAGCGTCGCCACGGCTGGTCCATCGAGGAAAGCTGGATCTTGACCACCGCGGGCATCGTCAACGGGGTCAACCTCGCGATCCAGGCCTTTTGTCGGCCCGGCGACGGGGTGATTCTGCAACAGCCGATCTATCACCCGTTCGCGCCGGCGGTCCGCAACAACGGTTGCCATGTCGTCGGCAACCTTCTCGCCTATCGAGACGGGCGCTACGAGATGGATCTCGACGGGCTGGCGAACGCGGTCGACGCGAAGACCCGGATGTTGATCCTCTGCTCGCCGCACAACCCCGCCGGCCGGGTATGGACGAAGGCGGAATTGGAGGCGCTGGCGAATTTCTGCATGGAGCGCGACATCCTGATCGTCTCGGACGAGATTCATCACGATCTGGTCTTCGACGGCCCGCACACCGTGATGGCCGATATCTCTCCCGAGATCGCGGCGCACACCATCACCTTCACCTCGTCATCGAAGACCTTCAACCTCGCCGGCGGGCACACCGGCAACGCGATCATCTCCGACCCGTCTCTCCGTCGCCGCTTTCAACGGCAGATGGAGCGCTGCGGAATGATGGCGAGCAACCGCTTCGGCTACCTGATGGCGACGGCGGCCTATGCCGGCGGCGATGAATGGCTCGACGCGCTGCTCGTCTACCTGAAGGGCAACCGCGATTTCATCGACCGGCAGGTCGCCGAACGCTTGCCCGGCGTCACCTCGGTCAAGCTCGACGCCACCTATCTGAGCTGGCTGGATTTCTCCGGCACCGGCATGGAGGACGCGGAGATCATCCGCCGCTTCGAGCATGACGCCAAGGTCATATGCAACCACGGCGCCAGCTTCGGCCCCGGCGGCGCCCGCTTCATGCGCCTCAATTTCGCCTGTCCCCGCGCCATGGTGGAGGACGCGATGGACCGCATCGCGGGGGCGTTTTCGGATTTGCAGTAG
- a CDS encoding mandelate racemase/muconate lactonizing enzyme family protein, whose protein sequence is MRIVKAETIALSIPFSDGGGAGAGLMPSKWDRLEITLVRLETDDGFVGWGEAFAYSCRTAVLAALNDMVFPLVIGAEVEDVAGFTGCLQRKLHIQGRFGVVLFAISGVDIALWDLAAKRKRLRLADLLGAKRERFPAYASLVRYGDPAMVEARARMAADQGYGAVKLHEITLPNIEAGRRGASDTKLMTDVNCNWSEDETRKLLPEMKALGLHWVEEPIWPPDDTDRLAALGREFGVPLASGENAGTAQPFARIVEAVNFPQPSVTKVGGVSEYLKVADLARAAQRDVMPHCPYFGPGYWASAHLMAAGEGGMFEFLHIEADAWLSPSIPLPDGGEIALPTGEGLGFEPDMAVIERFRAD, encoded by the coding sequence ATGCGGATCGTGAAGGCCGAGACCATCGCGCTCTCCATTCCGTTCTCGGATGGCGGCGGCGCGGGCGCCGGGCTGATGCCGAGCAAATGGGACCGGCTGGAGATCACCCTCGTCCGGCTCGAGACGGATGACGGCTTCGTCGGCTGGGGCGAGGCGTTCGCCTATTCCTGCCGGACCGCCGTTCTGGCGGCGCTCAACGACATGGTGTTCCCGCTCGTCATCGGCGCGGAGGTGGAGGATGTCGCCGGCTTCACCGGCTGCCTGCAACGAAAGCTCCACATTCAGGGCCGCTTCGGCGTCGTCCTCTTCGCGATTTCCGGCGTCGACATCGCGCTCTGGGATCTCGCCGCGAAACGAAAGCGCCTGCGCCTCGCGGACTTGCTCGGGGCGAAACGCGAGCGATTTCCCGCCTACGCCAGCCTCGTTCGCTATGGCGACCCGGCGATGGTCGAGGCGCGGGCGCGGATGGCCGCCGATCAGGGCTACGGCGCGGTGAAACTGCATGAGATCACCCTCCCGAATATCGAAGCCGGGCGGCGCGGCGCCTCCGATACGAAACTGATGACCGACGTGAACTGCAACTGGTCCGAGGACGAGACCCGGAAGCTGCTGCCGGAGATGAAGGCCCTCGGCCTCCACTGGGTCGAGGAGCCGATCTGGCCGCCAGACGACACCGACCGGCTCGCCGCGCTCGGCCGCGAATTCGGCGTGCCGCTCGCCTCGGGCGAGAACGCCGGCACCGCGCAACCCTTCGCGCGGATCGTGGAGGCGGTGAACTTCCCGCAACCCTCAGTCACCAAGGTCGGCGGCGTCTCCGAATACCTGAAAGTCGCCGATCTCGCGCGCGCCGCGCAGCGCGACGTGATGCCGCACTGCCCCTATTTCGGCCCCGGCTACTGGGCCAGCGCGCACCTGATGGCGGCCGGCGAGGGCGGCATGTTCGAATTCCTGCATATCGAGGCGGACGCCTGGCTTTCTCCCTCCATCCCACTACCCGACGGCGGCGAGATCGCGCTGCCGACAGGCGAGGGGCTCGGCTTCGAGCCGGACATGGCGGTCATCGAAAGGTTCCGCGCCGACTGA
- a CDS encoding 16S rRNA (uracil(1498)-N(3))-methyltransferase, protein MTRDAPKIRLFVEGALAPGASVALNRDQAHYLSNVMRLAPGAEASLFNGKDGEWRARLVSAGRRGGEMTAKERLRPQTEPPDLWLLFAPIKKARTDFIAEKAAEMGARRLCPVFTRFTNAERVNEARLRAHCIEAAEQCGHLSVPDVAPAERLDRALDRWNPARRIMFCDETLAGSGPALEGAAPGPWAILIGPEGGFAPEEASRLRALPSAHPVALGPRILRADTAAVAAMTLWQSALGDWR, encoded by the coding sequence ATGACACGAGACGCGCCGAAAATCAGGCTCTTTGTGGAAGGGGCGCTCGCCCCCGGCGCATCTGTCGCGCTCAATCGCGATCAGGCGCATTATCTCTCCAACGTCATGCGCCTCGCCCCGGGGGCCGAGGCGTCGCTTTTCAACGGAAAGGACGGCGAATGGCGCGCGCGGCTGGTCTCCGCCGGCCGGCGTGGGGGTGAAATGACGGCCAAAGAGCGGCTTCGCCCGCAGACAGAGCCGCCGGACCTCTGGCTGCTCTTCGCCCCGATCAAGAAGGCGCGGACGGATTTCATCGCCGAGAAGGCCGCCGAGATGGGCGCGCGCCGGCTCTGCCCGGTCTTCACCCGCTTCACCAACGCGGAAAGGGTGAACGAGGCCCGCCTCAGGGCGCATTGCATCGAGGCGGCGGAGCAATGCGGGCATCTCTCCGTTCCCGATGTCGCGCCGGCCGAACGGCTGGATCGCGCGCTCGACCGCTGGAACCCGGCGCGCCGGATCATGTTCTGCGACGAGACTTTGGCGGGCTCCGGCCCGGCGCTCGAGGGCGCCGCGCCCGGCCCCTGGGCGATCCTGATCGGCCCCGAGGGCGGTTTCGCGCCAGAGGAAGCTTCGCGGCTTCGCGCCCTGCCCTCCGCCCATCCCGTTGCGCTCGGCCCACGTATCCTCCGGGCGGACACCGCCGCCGTGGCGGCGATGACGCTCTGGCAGTCCGCGCTCGGCGACTGGCGATGA
- a CDS encoding DUF3800 domain-containing protein produces the protein MLISEEIYDYVLFIDEAGDDGLHRVLPIDENGASEWLTIGGLLIRAENERKLVDWVKEVRYEINARQGPALHFRNLSPTKKRAACDTLAKMPVRDFCVCSNKKNMRGHRNERAATRGGKQWFYNYCVRLLMERVTDFCLLDAIKRHGEPRFLRVVFSERGGHSYGQTTAYWEVLKNQSSAGTTFLAKREIKHQVLSFRLVDYVPHTQNAGLQLADVIASAFFQAANTLSAKWDTAPAKALEPRMAAERGLIADYGLVLQPSPPSAATLTDNQEIIFRHYGYAI, from the coding sequence ATGCTCATTTCGGAAGAAATATATGACTACGTCTTATTTATTGATGAGGCCGGCGATGATGGCCTTCATCGGGTGCTTCCCATTGACGAGAATGGTGCAAGCGAATGGCTGACAATTGGCGGATTGCTCATTCGAGCCGAAAATGAACGGAAGCTTGTCGATTGGGTCAAGGAAGTTCGCTATGAAATCAACGCAAGGCAAGGTCCGGCACTCCATTTTCGAAATTTGAGCCCGACAAAGAAGCGTGCAGCATGCGACACGCTCGCAAAGATGCCTGTCCGAGACTTTTGCGTATGTTCTAACAAAAAGAACATGCGGGGGCACCGAAATGAGCGTGCCGCCACGCGAGGTGGCAAGCAGTGGTTTTACAACTACTGCGTTCGCCTCCTTATGGAGAGGGTCACTGATTTCTGCCTATTGGATGCGATCAAGCGGCATGGAGAGCCGCGCTTTCTACGGGTCGTATTTAGTGAGCGAGGCGGGCACTCCTACGGTCAAACGACAGCATATTGGGAAGTATTGAAGAACCAGAGCAGCGCAGGAACCACCTTCCTTGCGAAGCGCGAGATAAAGCACCAGGTGCTCAGCTTCCGACTGGTGGATTATGTTCCGCATACGCAAAACGCCGGGTTGCAACTGGCGGACGTAATTGCCAGCGCTTTCTTTCAAGCCGCCAACACCCTCAGTGCAAAGTGGGACACTGCGCCCGCCAAAGCTCTTGAACCAAGGATGGCAGCTGAGCGTGGACTTATCGCCGACTACGGCCTGGTATTACAGCCCTCTCCTCCCTCCGCCGCGACCCTGACCGACAATCAGGAGATCATCTTTAGACATTACGGATACGCGATCTAG
- a CDS encoding glutamate--cysteine ligase yields MSIPQQGGGPIENLGQLAAYLEAGSKPKSEWRIGTEHEKFGYCLERRKPLPYEGECSIRAMLEGLRDGFGWAPVEEAGNIIGLEKDGANVSLEPGGQLELSGAPLETIHQTCDEVNEHLAEVKSVADRIGAGFIGLGASPDWRADEMPMMPKGRYRLMTDYMGRVGTHGTQMMYRTCTVQVNLDFASEADMVKKLRVALALQPVATALFANSPFFDGEKNGHLSWRSRVWRGLDDARTGMLPFVFEDGFGFERYVDYVLDVPMYFVYRDGKYIDALGQSFRDFLNGRLPALPGEIPTLSDFADHLTTIFPEARLKKFIEMRGADGGPWRRICALPAFWVGLIYDETALDAAWDIAKRWRAEEREAFRVDVSVKGLKAEVAGRSALEIARETLAISEAGLKARARQGAGGMLSDETHFLNALKDIAETGETPAEELLRRFDGEWNKDFAGLYRDCSY; encoded by the coding sequence ATGTCCATCCCGCAGCAGGGCGGCGGCCCGATCGAGAATCTGGGCCAGCTCGCCGCCTATCTCGAAGCCGGGTCGAAGCCGAAATCCGAATGGCGGATCGGCACTGAGCACGAGAAATTCGGCTATTGCCTCGAAAGGCGCAAACCGCTCCCCTATGAGGGCGAATGTTCGATCCGCGCCATGCTTGAGGGGCTGCGGGACGGCTTCGGCTGGGCGCCGGTGGAGGAAGCCGGGAACATCATCGGCCTCGAAAAGGACGGCGCGAATGTCAGCCTCGAGCCGGGCGGGCAGCTTGAGCTTTCCGGCGCGCCGCTGGAGACGATCCATCAGACCTGCGACGAAGTGAACGAACATCTCGCCGAGGTCAAAAGCGTCGCCGACCGGATCGGCGCTGGCTTCATCGGCCTCGGCGCTTCGCCCGACTGGCGCGCCGACGAGATGCCGATGATGCCGAAGGGCCGCTACCGTCTGATGACGGATTACATGGGCCGGGTCGGCACGCACGGCACGCAGATGATGTACCGGACCTGCACGGTGCAGGTGAATCTCGACTTCGCCTCCGAGGCGGACATGGTGAAAAAGCTCCGCGTCGCGCTGGCGCTTCAGCCGGTCGCGACCGCGCTCTTCGCCAATTCGCCGTTTTTCGATGGCGAGAAGAACGGCCATCTGAGCTGGCGAAGCCGGGTCTGGCGCGGGCTCGACGACGCGCGCACCGGCATGCTGCCCTTCGTCTTCGAGGACGGGTTCGGATTCGAGCGTTATGTCGACTACGTGCTCGATGTGCCGATGTATTTCGTCTATCGTGATGGGAAATACATCGACGCGCTCGGCCAGTCCTTCCGCGATTTCCTGAATGGTCGGCTGCCGGCGCTGCCGGGCGAGATCCCGACGCTCTCGGATTTCGCCGATCATCTGACGACGATCTTTCCCGAAGCGCGGCTGAAGAAATTCATCGAGATGCGCGGCGCCGATGGCGGGCCCTGGCGGCGGATCTGCGCGCTTCCGGCTTTCTGGGTCGGGCTGATCTACGACGAGACCGCGCTCGACGCCGCCTGGGATATCGCCAAACGCTGGCGCGCGGAGGAGCGCGAAGCCTTCCGCGTCGATGTCTCGGTGAAGGGACTCAAGGCAGAGGTCGCCGGCCGGTCGGCGCTGGAGATCGCGAGAGAGACGCTGGCGATCTCCGAAGCCGGACTGAAGGCGCGGGCGCGCCAGGGAGCGGGTGGAATGTTATCGGACGAGACGCATTTCCTGAACGCGCTGAAGGACATCGCCGAGACCGGCGAGACCCCTGCGGAGGAATTGCTGCGTCGGTTCGACGGCGAATGGAACAAGGATTTCGCCGGGCTTTATCGCGATTGCAGTTACTGA